From the Priestia koreensis genome, one window contains:
- a CDS encoding ABC transporter permease yields the protein MMSLRRMNAILIKDWKDLLKNSYILFTLAMPLVFSAWIGSRQDVNAYSAVILVNLALVITACFVQAAMVAEEKEKSTLRGLLLSPASTIEILIGKSALTAILTILIIAGSVLLGGITVPAIGISVLNILLCLIIYVVGGTLLGLLSRTVMETSIIGMPIMLLIGMGGIIKSVIENDTLKTLISYLPNDQFEQIWLALDKGKSFSDVGSHFLILVAWAIGVLVITIIVYRKRQFD from the coding sequence ATGATGTCATTAAGACGCATGAACGCAATTTTAATCAAGGACTGGAAGGATCTGTTGAAAAATTCATATATTCTTTTTACGCTTGCGATGCCCCTTGTATTTTCCGCGTGGATAGGAAGCAGGCAGGATGTGAACGCTTATAGCGCGGTTATTCTTGTGAATTTGGCGTTAGTCATTACGGCCTGCTTCGTTCAGGCAGCAATGGTAGCGGAAGAAAAGGAGAAAAGTACGCTTAGGGGCCTCTTGCTTTCACCTGCGAGTACGATTGAAATTTTAATCGGTAAAAGCGCGCTGACCGCTATTTTAACCATTTTGATTATCGCTGGCTCAGTGCTTTTAGGAGGAATTACCGTACCTGCCATAGGTATTAGCGTATTAAATATACTGCTGTGTCTGATTATTTATGTGGTAGGCGGGACGTTGCTTGGGCTTTTATCAAGAACGGTAATGGAAACAAGCATTATTGGCATGCCGATTATGCTTTTGATTGGCATGGGTGGAATTATAAAAAGCGTCATTGAAAATGATACGCTCAAAACGTTGATCAGCTATCTTCCAAACGACCAGTTTGAGCAAATTTGGTTAGCGCTTGATAAAGGAAAGAGTTTTAGTGATGTTGGAAGTCATTTTCTCATTCTTGTGGCGTGGGCAATCGGTGTCCTTGTGATAACGATCATCGTTTACCGAAAGCGGCAGTTTGATTAA
- a CDS encoding ABC transporter ATP-binding protein produces the protein MEHAIEIKNVTKAFENKVVLKNLSFSVRRGEIFGFLGPSGSGKTTTIKLLTAQLLPTSGDITVLNQFIRDQKKDTYMNEIGILTDNSTLYERLTIYDNLLFFCQLFAIPKQRIEEVLEVVNLQSEKKSIVKKLSKGMKQRVLLARALLHKPSILFLDEPTSALDPVNTKHIYSGLRQLNENGTTIFLTTHDMYEAEELCDRVAFLHKGEISLLDTPKKLRLQHANDTITLTLQNNREITVNKDEKGANMIKDYMMSGELVAVHSNEPTLGDLFVQLTGREL, from the coding sequence GTGGAACATGCGATTGAAATTAAAAATGTAACAAAAGCCTTTGAAAATAAGGTGGTGTTAAAAAACTTATCATTTTCGGTTAGGAGAGGCGAAATATTCGGATTTTTAGGGCCGAGCGGATCTGGAAAAACAACGACAATTAAGCTTTTAACGGCGCAGCTCTTACCAACAAGCGGTGACATCACCGTGCTTAATCAATTTATCCGGGATCAAAAAAAAGATACATATATGAATGAAATTGGTATCTTAACAGATAACAGTACTCTCTATGAGCGATTGACTATTTATGATAACCTGCTCTTTTTCTGTCAGCTGTTTGCCATCCCAAAACAGCGAATTGAGGAGGTGCTCGAGGTAGTCAACTTGCAGAGTGAGAAGAAAAGTATAGTCAAAAAGCTTTCAAAAGGAATGAAGCAGCGCGTTTTGTTAGCAAGAGCTCTTTTACATAAACCATCCATCTTATTTTTGGACGAGCCTACTTCGGCACTAGACCCGGTGAACACAAAGCACATCTACAGTGGGCTACGTCAGCTTAATGAGAACGGAACGACGATTTTTCTTACCACGCATGATATGTATGAAGCAGAAGAGTTATGTGATCGCGTTGCCTTTCTCCACAAAGGTGAAATCAGCCTTTTGGACACGCCGAAAAAGCTACGTCTTCAGCATGCCAATGACACCATTACCTTAACGCTTCAAAACAACCGTGAAATAACAGTAAACAAAGATGAGAAAGGTGCAAATATGATTAAGGACTATATGATGAGTGGTGAACTGGTTGCCGTTCATTCAAATGAACCGACGTTAGGTGATCTATTTGTCCAGCTAACAGGGAGGGAACTGTGA
- a CDS encoding cupin domain-containing protein, whose product MRKKTFIASLLVAIFLCPLYAEAKQPIYQYGPGEKLGNTWGGLPLQPYLDSLPKTSKKAVEDRTVVSMPKGGVRVFRLYRPSAPHYHTKSDAILYVLSGKGTYEVADGKTIEAEPGTMMYWRAGTPHALVKLTEGPQDILIFDVGVRSPSDIIYLDPKDEGKFSLD is encoded by the coding sequence ATGCGGAAAAAAACGTTTATCGCAAGCCTTCTTGTAGCCATCTTTTTATGTCCACTTTATGCGGAAGCGAAGCAACCTATTTATCAGTACGGACCAGGTGAAAAGCTAGGGAATACGTGGGGAGGATTGCCGCTTCAACCGTATCTTGATAGTCTTCCGAAAACCTCTAAAAAAGCGGTGGAAGATCGTACCGTTGTCTCCATGCCAAAAGGAGGCGTTCGCGTATTTCGGTTGTATCGACCATCCGCGCCTCATTACCACACGAAGTCAGATGCGATTTTATATGTTCTATCTGGAAAGGGAACGTATGAAGTAGCGGACGGGAAGACTATTGAAGCAGAGCCAGGTACGATGATGTACTGGCGAGCTGGAACGCCACATGCTCTAGTAAAACTTACAGAGGGACCACAAGATATACTAATTTTTGACGTAGGTGTGAGAAGTCCAAGTGATATCATTTATCTTGATCCAAAAGACGAAGGAAAATTTTCGTTAGACTGA
- a CDS encoding type 1 glutamine amidotransferase domain-containing protein, translated as MSKHILMVVTTADKMNEGHETGLWLSEFGEAYVEFAKAGYEITVASPKGGKAPVDDRSLEGETPQEILDTAVYLENTLKLEDIKDASAYDAIFLPGGHGTMFDLPDNEKLHALLREAYEANNVVAAVCHGPAGLVGVKLSDGTPLVAGKAVTAFTDEEERETTLDQYMPFLLETRLRELGGKFVAAPNWTDHLQVDGNLITGQNPQSTISVAKAVVKTLA; from the coding sequence ATGAGTAAACATATATTAATGGTTGTGACAACAGCTGATAAAATGAATGAAGGACATGAGACAGGTCTTTGGCTTTCAGAATTCGGCGAAGCGTACGTTGAGTTTGCAAAAGCAGGATATGAAATTACAGTTGCGAGTCCAAAAGGTGGAAAAGCACCGGTCGATGATCGCAGCTTAGAAGGCGAAACGCCACAAGAAATTTTAGACACAGCGGTATATCTAGAAAATACGTTGAAATTAGAAGATATTAAAGACGCGTCTGCATACGATGCTATTTTCTTACCAGGTGGACACGGAACAATGTTTGATTTACCAGATAATGAAAAATTGCACGCGCTTCTTCGCGAAGCATATGAAGCAAATAACGTTGTAGCAGCTGTGTGCCACGGACCAGCAGGTCTTGTGGGAGTAAAACTTTCAGACGGTACACCGCTTGTTGCCGGAAAAGCGGTAACGGCATTCACAGATGAAGAAGAGCGCGAAACAACGCTAGATCAATACATGCCGTTTTTACTTGAAACACGCTTACGTGAATTAGGAGGAAAATTCGTTGCGGCTCCAAACTGGACGGATCACCTTCAAGTAGACGGAAACTTAATTACAGGTCAAAATCCACAATCAACAATTAGCGTAGCAAAAGCGGTTGTTAAAACGTTAGCATAA
- the fosB gene encoding metallothiol transferase FosB — protein MPVQGLNHLLFSVSDLDQSVAFYQDVFGARLLVKGRTTAYFDLNGIWLALNVETDIPRREIHHSYTHLAFTIKEVDFDQTLHMLQMRGVHILPGRERDQKDKKSIYFTDPDGHKFEFHTGSLQDRMSYYQKEKAHMTFY, from the coding sequence GTGCCTGTTCAAGGACTTAATCACCTGTTATTTTCGGTTTCCGACCTGGACCAATCCGTTGCGTTTTATCAGGATGTATTCGGTGCAAGACTGTTAGTAAAAGGGCGAACAACCGCTTATTTTGATCTCAACGGCATTTGGCTTGCGTTAAATGTGGAAACAGACATCCCGCGTCGGGAAATTCATCATTCTTATACACATCTAGCCTTTACGATTAAGGAAGTAGATTTCGATCAGACGCTTCACATGCTGCAAATGCGTGGCGTACATATTCTTCCTGGTCGTGAAAGAGATCAAAAAGACAAAAAGTCGATTTATTTTACAGATCCTGATGGACACAAATTTGAATTTCATACCGGATCACTTCAGGACCGAATGAGCTATTATCAAAAAGAAAAAGCGCATATGACGTTTTATTAA
- a CDS encoding putative quinol monooxygenase has protein sequence MSAITINAILTAKPGKEELLRKELQAVLEPSRAEAGCVQYVLHESMEEQGVFVFYELWRDEEALNAHVEADHYKNYREKTADLVAERQVFRLRQI, from the coding sequence ATGAGTGCCATTACGATTAATGCAATTTTAACGGCTAAGCCTGGAAAAGAGGAGCTACTTCGTAAAGAGCTCCAAGCTGTACTGGAGCCGTCTCGCGCAGAAGCAGGCTGTGTTCAATATGTGCTCCATGAATCAATGGAAGAACAAGGCGTATTTGTTTTTTATGAACTTTGGCGAGATGAAGAAGCGTTAAACGCTCACGTTGAGGCTGATCACTATAAAAACTATCGTGAAAAGACGGCAGATCTCGTAGCGGAACGCCAAGTTTTCCGCTTGCGCCAGATATAA
- a CDS encoding Na+/H+ antiporter: MEMFIMIMLLLVAILLSNMINHFIPFIPVPLIQIALGGIVALLPLGMHIPLEPELFFILFIAPLLFNDGKNVPRKALWKLREPILFLALGLVFVTVFVIGYVIHWLIPTIPLPAAFALAAILSPTDVVAVGAMSGRVKMPKDIMHLLEGEGLMNDASGLVAFKFAVAATVTGYFSLTDATLSFLGIAIGGFAGGAVIAFLIIRFRVLIRRFGMEDVTVHMLLQILTPFVIYLVIEHFHLSGILGVVAGGIVHAIERDREESPTVRLRIVSKSTWTVILYVLNGLVFILLGLQVPAIAQTIFNDINYNNGQVLMYILIITLALFAMRFLWVYLSWSAGWKLNKSSFKPSWRGVGLVTVSGVRGAVTLAGTFSIPFTLADGSPFPERSLIIFIAAGVILLSLLIASIFLPMIAEKEEKQPTETDNYVKERKAFVKVCRAAIDELNSSTNEENEEEVVVLRSQYKQLINDAYIDQTQKNSFRYQKSLNQVWLTGLQAEKEYLEQQLENPDADKEAIKLSLTHTKRMELALTAKFGHRLVMMWVTFKRLVFRFLGAFSSKAVKRARKERKLKRRLATLKMESSRAAVDKIRESMTAENRDASMAVIKEYHALISKLVSRKGRNQSVMDALSHDAIQAERDKVQEMYEQKSISFDMAQRLRQNITMRELLIAEENETH; encoded by the coding sequence GTGGAAATGTTTATTATGATCATGTTACTCTTAGTAGCGATCTTACTGTCGAACATGATCAATCACTTTATTCCATTCATCCCTGTACCACTTATTCAAATTGCCCTTGGTGGTATCGTTGCTTTACTTCCCCTTGGAATGCATATCCCTCTGGAGCCAGAATTATTTTTCATTCTATTTATCGCTCCCCTTTTATTTAATGACGGGAAAAACGTGCCGCGAAAAGCATTATGGAAACTGCGTGAGCCGATTTTATTTTTAGCACTAGGCCTCGTTTTCGTAACCGTATTTGTCATCGGATACGTCATTCACTGGTTAATTCCTACGATCCCATTACCAGCAGCGTTTGCTTTAGCCGCTATTTTATCGCCAACGGACGTCGTAGCAGTAGGTGCCATGTCAGGGCGTGTGAAAATGCCAAAAGATATTATGCACTTACTTGAAGGTGAAGGACTGATGAACGATGCATCGGGTCTTGTCGCATTTAAATTTGCGGTAGCTGCAACCGTAACCGGCTATTTCTCATTAACCGATGCTACGCTCAGCTTCTTAGGAATCGCGATTGGTGGATTTGCTGGAGGTGCGGTCATTGCGTTTTTAATTATTCGCTTCCGCGTACTTATACGCCGATTCGGTATGGAAGACGTAACGGTTCATATGCTTCTGCAAATTTTAACGCCGTTTGTGATTTATTTAGTGATTGAACACTTCCATTTATCAGGAATCCTTGGAGTTGTTGCTGGGGGAATTGTTCATGCGATTGAACGTGATCGTGAGGAATCCCCAACCGTTCGCTTACGTATCGTTTCTAAAAGCACATGGACTGTTATCCTTTACGTGCTAAACGGTCTTGTATTTATTTTGTTAGGATTACAAGTTCCAGCGATTGCTCAAACCATTTTTAACGATATTAACTACAACAATGGACAAGTGCTTATGTACATCCTTATTATTACGCTTGCGCTATTTGCGATGCGCTTCTTATGGGTGTATCTGTCTTGGTCTGCGGGTTGGAAATTAAACAAGAGCTCGTTTAAGCCGTCATGGAGAGGCGTTGGTCTTGTGACCGTCTCTGGAGTACGAGGAGCCGTTACACTTGCCGGTACCTTCTCAATTCCATTTACACTTGCAGACGGCAGTCCTTTTCCAGAACGATCGTTAATTATCTTTATTGCTGCAGGCGTAATTCTCCTTTCGCTTCTCATCGCAAGTATTTTCTTACCGATGATTGCCGAAAAAGAAGAAAAGCAACCAACGGAAACAGATAACTATGTCAAAGAACGAAAAGCATTTGTAAAGGTATGTCGTGCTGCAATCGACGAATTAAACTCTTCAACCAACGAAGAAAACGAAGAGGAAGTTGTCGTCTTACGATCTCAGTATAAGCAGCTTATTAATGATGCATATATCGACCAAACGCAAAAAAATAGCTTCCGTTACCAAAAAAGTTTAAATCAAGTATGGCTGACAGGTCTTCAAGCAGAAAAGGAATATTTAGAACAGCAACTTGAAAACCCCGATGCGGATAAAGAGGCGATTAAGCTTTCTCTTACTCACACAAAGCGTATGGAGCTTGCTTTAACCGCCAAGTTCGGTCATCGCCTCGTCATGATGTGGGTCACATTCAAGCGACTTGTCTTCCGCTTCTTAGGTGCATTCAGCTCAAAAGCTGTTAAGCGTGCTCGTAAAGAACGTAAGCTAAAACGTAGACTGGCTACCTTGAAGATGGAAAGCTCGCGTGCGGCTGTCGATAAAATCCGTGAATCGATGACAGCGGAGAACCGTGATGCTTCTATGGCCGTCATTAAAGAGTATCATGCACTCATTAGCAAATTGGTCTCACGAAAAGGCCGCAATCAATCCGTGATGGACGCTCTTTCACACGATGCCATCCAAGCGGAGCGTGACAAAGTACAGGAAATGTATGAACAAAAAAGCATTTCCTTTGATATGGCACAGCGCCTACGTCAAAACATTACGATGAGAGAATTACTCATCGCAGAAGAGAACGAAACGCACTAA
- a CDS encoding LysR family transcriptional regulator produces MIDFEWYRSFISIYKHRSVSAAAKARILTQPAMSQHLAALEAEVGEPLFIRATRKMIPTDKGKELYTTLVPLIEKLESTTLEIRHVASEPQTPIVRIGSPGEYFTKKALPSLKRVDGRLSIQFGVATKLLELLQGDEVDLIITTQKLQVPGIESVKIEEEQFVVTAPYDVDSTLTEIGEIESWLDEQRWLSYGLELPIVRRFWREHFGKRPPIQPYHIIPDLRVVLKAIEEGMGISVLPTYLIADSVEANKTKILFPHLAVNNTIYMAYKNDVKDYPPIQQVRHLLSGDD; encoded by the coding sequence ATGATTGATTTTGAATGGTATCGAAGTTTTATCTCCATCTACAAGCACCGTTCGGTATCCGCTGCTGCAAAGGCTCGAATTTTAACACAGCCTGCGATGAGTCAGCACTTAGCGGCATTAGAGGCAGAGGTAGGAGAGCCTTTGTTTATTCGGGCTACACGAAAAATGATTCCAACGGATAAAGGAAAAGAGCTGTATACAACGTTAGTACCGCTCATTGAAAAACTAGAAAGTACCACCCTTGAAATTCGCCACGTGGCCTCTGAGCCCCAAACTCCTATTGTTCGAATTGGTTCACCTGGGGAGTATTTTACAAAAAAGGCACTCCCTAGTCTTAAACGAGTAGACGGTCGCCTTTCCATTCAATTTGGCGTTGCGACGAAATTACTAGAGCTGCTGCAAGGTGATGAAGTGGATCTCATCATTACGACTCAAAAGCTTCAAGTACCAGGAATTGAAAGTGTGAAAATAGAGGAGGAGCAGTTTGTTGTGACCGCTCCTTATGACGTTGACTCAACGCTTACCGAAATTGGTGAGATTGAATCATGGTTAGACGAACAGAGATGGCTAAGCTATGGTTTAGAGCTACCCATCGTACGCCGCTTTTGGCGAGAGCACTTCGGAAAGCGACCGCCCATTCAGCCTTATCATATTATCCCTGACCTGCGTGTTGTGTTAAAAGCAATCGAAGAAGGAATGGGAATTAGCGTCCTTCCTACGTATTTAATTGCGGATTCGGTTGAAGCGAACAAAACGAAAATTCTCTTTCCTCATCTAGCAGTGAACAATACGATTTACATGGCGTATAAAAATGATGTCAAAGATTATCCGCCCATTCAGCAGGTGCGACATTTGCTGAGCGGAGACGATTGA
- a CDS encoding major royal jelly family protein: MRNWIISSVIIASMIGCPDRSHAVSSLETVTTFDKERPGNLATTSDGRIIVTMSALSHPTVNVREILQNNKTRAFPNLKWASKPTDNEMGIERTIGIKVSSKGTVWMLDMGSEDLRRLPKLVGWNTKTERIEKVLPIPKESLSNHPFLHDFVIDEKRHKFYIADMDFSNESKRSERPALIVVDMKNGQTSRILEGIKPFMPSGDSIRVNGKIISSKTSAGTLKAHQYGLNPISIDPQGEWVYFGAMSGTDVFRIRAEKLSTLPSGSKETKNVEWYSKKPHCDGFVVDDKGNIYVTDIEQSAIGISNPKGYRIVIKDDQKLQWPDGLSIGTDHFLYITVNQLNTLPELNGGVDESKPPYYVHRMNIKSLK; this comes from the coding sequence ATGAGAAACTGGATTATAAGTAGTGTGATAATCGCTAGTATGATTGGCTGCCCAGATCGGAGTCATGCTGTTTCCTCTCTTGAAACGGTGACAACCTTTGATAAAGAAAGGCCCGGAAATCTAGCTACTACTTCAGATGGTCGTATCATTGTTACGATGTCCGCATTATCACATCCAACCGTAAATGTAAGAGAGATTTTGCAAAACAACAAAACAAGAGCGTTTCCCAATCTAAAATGGGCGAGCAAACCCACTGATAACGAAATGGGAATTGAACGAACAATTGGCATCAAAGTATCTTCAAAAGGAACCGTATGGATGTTAGATATGGGAAGTGAAGACCTGAGAAGATTACCAAAGCTTGTAGGATGGAATACGAAAACAGAACGGATAGAAAAAGTCCTACCAATTCCGAAAGAATCACTTTCAAACCATCCATTTCTTCATGATTTTGTGATAGATGAAAAGCGACATAAATTTTATATTGCTGATATGGATTTTAGCAATGAAAGCAAAAGAAGTGAACGTCCTGCTCTTATTGTCGTGGATATGAAAAATGGGCAGACAAGCCGGATTTTGGAAGGTATTAAGCCATTTATGCCGAGCGGCGATTCGATTCGCGTAAATGGGAAAATCATCTCTAGTAAAACCTCTGCTGGTACTTTAAAAGCACATCAGTACGGATTAAATCCTATTTCTATTGATCCTCAAGGGGAGTGGGTATATTTCGGTGCAATGAGTGGAACAGATGTGTTTCGAATTCGAGCTGAAAAGCTATCCACGCTGCCAAGCGGATCAAAAGAAACAAAGAACGTTGAATGGTACAGTAAAAAGCCTCACTGCGATGGATTTGTCGTGGATGATAAGGGAAATATCTATGTAACGGATATTGAACAGTCTGCAATTGGTATTAGTAATCCAAAAGGCTACCGAATAGTGATTAAAGACGATCAAAAACTGCAGTGGCCAGACGGCTTAAGCATCGGGACAGATCATTTTCTCTATATCACCGTTAATCAATTAAATACGCTTCCCGAATTAAACGGGGGTGTAGATGAAAGTAAGCCACCTTATTATGTCCATCGAATGAATATAAAGAGCCTTAAGTAA
- a CDS encoding winged helix-turn-helix transcriptional regulator → MKKKYNISVEATLEVIGGKWKCVILCHLTHGKKRTSELRRLMPNITQKMLTQQLRELEEDGIIDRMIYNQVPPKVEYQLSEYGWSLQTILDSLCAWGEKHIVRVHGDTSSMLEDSILNEHLKAPQ, encoded by the coding sequence ATGAAAAAGAAATACAACATTTCAGTAGAAGCAACACTTGAAGTGATCGGCGGAAAATGGAAGTGTGTCATTCTCTGTCACTTAACGCACGGTAAGAAACGAACAAGTGAATTAAGACGATTAATGCCAAACATCACGCAAAAAATGCTCACTCAGCAGCTTCGAGAGCTTGAAGAGGACGGCATTATTGACCGCATGATTTACAACCAAGTTCCACCAAAAGTAGAATATCAGCTTAGTGAATACGGATGGAGTTTGCAAACCATTCTTGATTCCCTTTGTGCATGGGGTGAGAAGCATATCGTGCGCGTGCATGGCGATACGTCCTCTATGCTTGAAGACAGCATTTTAAATGAACACTTAAAAGCCCCGCAATAA
- a CDS encoding LytTR family transcriptional regulator DNA-binding domain-containing protein, translated as MKALVIEKLEKRIGNQIIFPAIDLTITSGEVVAVQCNAEIRNQFIHMLVGGVPVSAGRIMLNDEELPKHFKKLCENVGLLFAQEAFYDRLSVYQYLSFYKRLYAGNREVDEFLKMVGLLEKKKQRVDSLTFSEKKRLQLARIILHDPDLLVLEEPTQNIDLESQIIIKRVIAELVREQKIILVLNNYVETAIELTSRVYSLTKEGLRQIEVKDEGDLNNGEVAVSVQEEEEILIRPIRFEKIPAKVNEKIILFDPTEIAFVESHDGVSHLHVKGETFPCTYTLNELFDRLQMFGFFRCHRSYIVNLQKVREVITWTRNSYSLVLDDAEKTSIPLSKGKLNELKDIIGL; from the coding sequence ATGAAGGCATTGGTCATTGAGAAGTTAGAGAAACGAATCGGAAATCAAATCATTTTTCCTGCGATTGATTTAACGATTACGTCAGGAGAAGTGGTGGCAGTTCAGTGTAACGCTGAGATCAGAAATCAATTCATACATATGCTAGTTGGTGGAGTACCTGTATCAGCAGGAAGGATTATGCTGAACGATGAGGAGCTGCCAAAGCATTTTAAAAAACTTTGTGAGAACGTAGGTCTTTTATTCGCACAAGAAGCCTTTTATGATCGGTTGTCTGTTTACCAATATTTAAGCTTCTATAAACGCCTGTACGCTGGGAACAGAGAGGTAGACGAGTTTTTAAAAATGGTGGGTCTCTTAGAAAAAAAGAAACAGAGGGTAGACTCTTTGACCTTTTCGGAGAAGAAACGCCTGCAGCTTGCTCGAATTATATTACATGATCCTGATCTACTCGTGCTAGAAGAGCCGACTCAAAATATTGATTTGGAAAGTCAAATTATTATAAAGCGCGTTATTGCTGAGCTAGTGAGAGAACAAAAAATCATTTTAGTCTTGAACAATTACGTCGAAACGGCAATTGAACTGACAAGCCGTGTATATAGCTTAACGAAAGAAGGATTGCGCCAAATTGAAGTAAAGGACGAAGGAGACTTAAACAATGGGGAGGTGGCGGTTTCTGTACAGGAAGAGGAAGAGATCCTGATTCGTCCCATTCGCTTTGAGAAAATCCCAGCTAAAGTAAATGAAAAAATTATCCTGTTTGATCCAACTGAAATTGCGTTTGTTGAAAGCCATGATGGCGTATCGCATTTACACGTGAAAGGAGAAACCTTTCCTTGTACCTATACATTAAATGAATTGTTCGACCGATTACAAATGTTCGGTTTTTTTCGCTGTCACCGTTCATACATCGTGAATCTCCAAAAGGTGAGAGAGGTCATTACGTGGACTAGAAACAGCTACAGTCTCGTTTTAGATGACGCAGAAAAAACATCGATTCCGTTATCAAAGGGGAAGTTAAATGAGCTTAAAGACATTATCGGCTTGTAG